One segment of Paenibacillus sp. FSL R7-0337 DNA contains the following:
- the pgmB gene encoding beta-phosphoglucomutase, whose amino-acid sequence MSDIKACLFDLDGVLVDTARYHYIAWRELAEELGFVFTEQDNERLKGVSRAASLEILLEIGGISLGEDDKARLAEQKNNRYVEYIAKMDSSEILPGALDFLKECRTDGIKVALGSASKNAMTILNNTGLTPYFDAIIDGTHTSAAKPDPEVFLLGAKALGTAPVQCVVFEDAAAGILAASRAGMRSVGIGSPETLSGATLVVPSLQQLSVATLKESFSTV is encoded by the coding sequence ATGTCAGATATCAAAGCCTGCCTGTTCGATCTGGACGGCGTTCTCGTAGACACTGCCCGGTATCACTATATTGCTTGGAGGGAGCTGGCCGAGGAGCTTGGATTTGTCTTCACAGAGCAGGATAACGAGCGGCTCAAGGGAGTCAGCCGGGCGGCCTCGCTGGAAATCCTGCTGGAAATCGGCGGCATCTCGCTTGGCGAAGATGACAAAGCCAGACTGGCGGAACAGAAGAATAACCGCTATGTCGAGTATATCGCCAAGATGGACAGCTCGGAGATTCTCCCCGGCGCCCTGGACTTCCTGAAGGAATGCCGGACCGACGGCATCAAGGTTGCCCTCGGCTCAGCCAGTAAGAACGCGATGACCATCTTGAACAATACCGGCCTGACCCCATACTTCGATGCCATCATCGACGGCACACATACCAGCGCGGCCAAGCCGGACCCGGAGGTCTTCCTGCTGGGCGCGAAGGCTCTTGGCACCGCTCCCGTACAATGCGTCGTCTTCGAGGATGCCGCAGCCGGTATCCTGGCCGCTTCCCGTGCCGGTATGCGCAGCGTGGGCATCGGCTCCCCCGAGACACTCAGCGGAGCAACACTAGTTGTCCCTTCCCTACAGCAGCTTAGTGTTGCCACGCTGAAGGAATCTTTTTCCACTGTGTGA
- a CDS encoding alpha-glucosidase, producing the protein MKRTFWKEAVVYQIYPRSFQDSNGDGIGDLQGIVSRLDYLQKLGVTVVWLSPVYKSPNDDNGYDISDYEDIMDEFGTLRDWEELLAGLHERGMKLMMDLVINHSSDEHAWFAESRSSKDNPYRDYYIWRPGGPDGALPNNWSSIFSGPAWERDEATGEYYLHLFSRKQPDLNWENPRLREALYKMIAFWLDKGVDGLRMDVINLISKVEGLPSVEHEDLAPGELAGGGEYYMNGPRVHEYLQEMNREVLSKYDVMTVGETPGATVEDAILYTDEDCHELQMVFQFEHMDVDSGPGGKWNVVPWTLTGLRDILHKWQVGLADKGWNSLYLNNHDQPRMVSRFGDDGKYHVQSAKMLATLLHTLKGTPYIYQGEEIGMTNVKFPSLEDYKDIEILNMYREKVTEGGADHDTILQAIHTKGRDNARTPMQWDASSNAGFTTGTPWLKLNPRYTEINVEQALADADSVFYYYQQLIKLRKQHLIMVYGDYELLLPEHEYIYAYTRTLEGEKWLILLNFSDAPQTIELTEELNAVTATIIGNYSEEPAAMDRSTLRPYEARVCRIG; encoded by the coding sequence ATGAAAAGAACCTTTTGGAAAGAAGCCGTAGTCTACCAGATCTACCCGCGCAGTTTCCAGGACAGCAACGGAGACGGCATCGGTGATCTGCAAGGTATCGTCTCCCGGCTGGATTATCTGCAGAAGCTGGGCGTTACTGTCGTCTGGCTGTCGCCGGTCTACAAATCGCCGAACGATGACAATGGTTACGATATTAGCGATTACGAGGATATTATGGATGAGTTCGGCACGCTGCGGGACTGGGAGGAGCTGCTGGCCGGACTGCATGAACGCGGCATGAAGCTGATGATGGACCTCGTCATCAACCATTCCTCGGACGAGCACGCCTGGTTCGCGGAATCCCGCTCTTCGAAGGATAATCCCTACCGGGATTATTACATCTGGCGTCCCGGCGGACCGGACGGCGCGTTGCCGAACAACTGGAGCTCCATCTTCAGCGGACCGGCCTGGGAGCGGGATGAGGCGACCGGCGAATATTATCTCCACCTGTTCTCGCGCAAGCAGCCGGATCTGAACTGGGAGAACCCTCGGCTGCGGGAGGCACTCTACAAGATGATTGCCTTCTGGCTCGACAAGGGTGTGGACGGACTGCGGATGGATGTCATCAATCTGATCTCCAAGGTGGAAGGCCTGCCTTCGGTCGAACATGAGGATCTCGCACCCGGGGAGCTGGCGGGCGGCGGCGAATACTACATGAATGGTCCACGGGTCCATGAGTATCTGCAGGAGATGAACCGTGAGGTTCTCTCCAAATATGACGTAATGACCGTCGGGGAAACGCCGGGAGCAACGGTCGAGGATGCCATTCTCTACACAGACGAAGACTGCCATGAGCTGCAGATGGTGTTCCAGTTCGAGCATATGGACGTGGACTCCGGCCCGGGCGGCAAATGGAATGTGGTGCCGTGGACGCTGACGGGGCTGCGGGATATTTTGCATAAATGGCAAGTGGGGCTTGCAGACAAGGGCTGGAACAGCCTCTATCTCAACAACCATGATCAGCCGCGGATGGTCTCCAGGTTCGGAGATGACGGCAAGTACCATGTACAATCAGCCAAAATGCTGGCAACCCTGCTGCACACCCTCAAAGGTACGCCTTACATCTATCAGGGTGAGGAAATTGGCATGACCAATGTGAAATTCCCCAGTCTGGAAGACTATAAGGATATCGAGATTCTCAATATGTACCGGGAAAAGGTGACCGAAGGCGGCGCAGACCACGACACCATTCTCCAGGCGATTCATACCAAAGGCCGCGACAATGCCCGCACGCCGATGCAGTGGGACGCCTCCAGCAATGCCGGATTTACCACCGGAACCCCGTGGCTGAAGCTCAATCCGCGCTATACGGAGATCAATGTGGAGCAGGCGCTGGCTGATGCGGACTCGGTATTTTACTATTATCAGCAGTTGATTAAGCTGCGCAAGCAGCATCTTATCATGGTCTATGGCGATTATGAGCTGCTGCTGCCGGAGCATGAATATATCTATGCCTATACCCGCACCCTGGAAGGTGAAAAGTGGCTAATCCTGCTTAACTTCAGTGATGCCCCGCAGACTATAGAGCTTACGGAGGAGCTGAATGCCGTCACCGCAACGATCATCGGAAATTATTCAGAGGAGCCCGCTGCCATGGACCGCAGCACCCTCCGCCCTTACGAGGCCAGAGTCTGCCGGATTGGTTAG
- a CDS encoding HAD family hydrolase, with the protein MIIQAVLFDLDGTLLDRDTSLLKFVQDQYRRYPELQTVDHELFVQRFIELDNHGYLWKDKVYQQLIQEFSIPKLDWSSLLDDYVYNFQQHCTGYPNLLAMLTELKNHGLKIALISNGYGQFQYDNFKALNIGHLFDEVLISEWEGLRKPDPAIFHRALTRLGVAAEHAIFVGDHPDNDIRASREAGMKAVWKRNDPFVTVAEADAVIDDLAELVELLLKKAPKKPNIFGADQITP; encoded by the coding sequence CTGATAATCCAAGCGGTTCTTTTTGATTTGGATGGAACACTGCTGGACCGTGACACCTCTCTGTTAAAGTTTGTCCAAGATCAATACCGGCGCTACCCGGAACTTCAAACCGTTGATCATGAGCTGTTTGTCCAGCGCTTCATCGAGCTTGATAATCACGGTTACCTGTGGAAGGACAAAGTGTATCAACAGCTCATACAAGAGTTTTCTATTCCAAAGCTGGACTGGAGCTCACTGCTCGATGATTACGTATACAACTTCCAGCAACATTGTACAGGTTACCCGAATTTGTTAGCTATGCTTACTGAGCTCAAGAATCATGGTCTGAAGATTGCGTTAATCTCGAATGGTTATGGCCAATTTCAATACGATAATTTCAAGGCGTTGAACATCGGGCATTTATTCGATGAGGTGCTTATCTCCGAATGGGAGGGACTGCGCAAGCCAGATCCGGCTATTTTCCATCGTGCATTGACCCGGCTGGGTGTAGCCGCAGAGCATGCTATTTTTGTTGGCGATCATCCGGATAACGATATACGTGCGAGCCGCGAAGCAGGAATGAAGGCTGTCTGGAAACGGAATGATCCGTTTGTCACAGTGGCTGAAGCGGATGCTGTCATTGATGATTTGGCAGAATTAGTGGAGCTCTTATTGAAAAAAGCCCCGAAGAAGCCAAATATCTTCGGGGCTGATCAAATTACACCGTGA
- a CDS encoding LacI family DNA-binding transcriptional regulator, whose product MTVTIKDVAKKAGVSPSTVSRVLSGHPRISLETSRKVKVIMEEMGYTPNMMAKSLVSKTTNSICIILPKPAEELFSNLFFMELIRGIVTQSSRSGYDVLISSGANEKEELEAVSRLLKGRRVDGVILLYSRKDDAVIDFLQSGGYPFVLVGRSDRYEDILSVDNDNIMAAYDATNHLISMGHERIGFVSGPPNLIVSRDRLEGYRKAMQGKGLTMKDEWIVEGEFLQDSGYRAMSFFMNLPNRPTALVAVDDMVSFGVLRGLNELKYKVPEDLAIVSFNNIPLSELSSPPISSIDIGIYHLGYTASQVLIQNIQKPDNQDGYTNRFVIPHRLIVRESSMHAPGN is encoded by the coding sequence ATGACAGTTACCATTAAGGACGTTGCCAAGAAAGCGGGAGTCTCTCCCTCCACGGTGTCCCGGGTGTTGTCAGGCCATCCCAGAATCAGCTTAGAAACTTCCCGTAAGGTCAAAGTGATTATGGAAGAAATGGGCTACACCCCGAATATGATGGCCAAAAGTCTGGTATCCAAGACCACTAACAGTATCTGCATCATTCTTCCGAAACCGGCTGAAGAGCTGTTCTCCAATTTGTTTTTTATGGAATTAATCCGCGGGATCGTCACTCAGTCCAGCCGTTCCGGCTATGATGTGCTGATCAGTTCCGGGGCGAACGAGAAGGAGGAGCTTGAAGCTGTCTCCCGTCTGCTTAAGGGACGCCGCGTGGACGGCGTTATTCTGCTGTATTCCCGTAAAGACGATGCGGTGATCGATTTTCTGCAGTCGGGCGGTTATCCCTTTGTCCTGGTTGGACGGAGCGACCGCTACGAGGATATTCTGTCAGTGGACAATGATAATATTATGGCCGCCTATGATGCGACGAATCATCTCATCTCCATGGGACATGAACGCATCGGCTTCGTCAGCGGCCCGCCGAACCTCATCGTTTCACGCGACCGGCTGGAGGGTTACCGCAAGGCCATGCAGGGTAAGGGTCTTACGATGAAGGATGAATGGATCGTTGAAGGCGAGTTCTTGCAGGACAGCGGCTATAGGGCGATGTCCTTCTTCATGAATCTTCCGAACCGTCCGACAGCGCTTGTCGCGGTGGATGATATGGTCTCCTTCGGGGTACTCCGCGGATTGAACGAGCTGAAGTACAAGGTCCCTGAGGATCTGGCGATTGTCAGCTTCAACAATATCCCGCTCTCCGAGCTGTCCAGTCCTCCGATCAGCAGTATTGATATCGGAATCTATCATCTTGGCTATACGGCCTCGCAGGTACTGATCCAGAACATCCAGAAGCCGGATAATCAGGATGGTTATACGAACCGTTTTGTCATTCCCCACCGTCTAATCGTACGGGAGTCCTCTATGCATGCTCCGGGAAACTAA
- a CDS encoding glycoside hydrolase family 65 protein — protein MKQYLTINEWSIIEESFDPQTQEISESVFSIGNGYMGGRANFEEQYSGPSLQGSYMAGVYYPDKTRVGWWKNGYPEYFAKVLNSTNWIGINIELDGTPLDLAHCTVSEFRRVLNMKEGTLSRSFTATTQDGKEVKVESIRIVSMVRHEIGAIRYSLTPLNFAGNITVTPYLDGDIKNKDSNYDEKFWNEVEKKAGPEGGHLTLKTKKLDFHVTSAFVFDILLNGEPVAAEAEVLEQDKYVGSTVNVPVQSGDQLVIYKYAANVTSRNYGLGQLVDAASAALQRAREAGFVALLTEQAAAWGDKWKESDIIIEGDVSAQQAIRFNIFQLNQTYTGEDDRLNIGPKGFTGEKYGGSTYWDTEAYCVPFYLSTADSAIARNLLIYRYKHLEKAKENARKLGYRKGALYPMVTMNGEECHNEWEITFEEIHRNGAIAYAIYNYVNYTGDKAYLGQYGLEVLVEIARFWEERVNYVAHKDKYVMLGVTGPNEYENNVNNNWYTNRMAAWTMEYTLEALAYLQENEGTRYAELADKLELLESETAKWNEIIAKMYYPADEERGIFLQQDGFLDKEIIQVKDVPPENLPLNQKWSWDRILRSCFIKQADVLQGLYFLGDRYDLETKKRNFDFYEPITVHESSLSPCIHAILACELGYKEKAYEMYLRTSRLDLDNYNNDTEDGCHTTSMAGTWMSVVHGFGGLRVLNDRLVLNPSNPGHWTSYSFKIMFRGSRLKVTVTDAQVTVSNETEVPASLTIHGKEYTVNGLGTVSAGGASVTV, from the coding sequence ATGAAACAATACTTAACAATCAACGAATGGTCCATTATCGAAGAGTCCTTTGATCCGCAGACCCAGGAAATATCCGAAAGCGTATTTAGTATCGGGAACGGATACATGGGCGGCAGAGCAAACTTCGAGGAGCAGTACAGCGGACCCAGCCTGCAAGGCAGTTACATGGCTGGCGTCTATTACCCTGACAAGACACGGGTCGGCTGGTGGAAGAACGGGTACCCGGAGTATTTTGCCAAAGTGCTGAACAGCACTAACTGGATCGGCATCAACATCGAGCTGGACGGGACGCCGCTGGATCTGGCCCACTGCACAGTCAGCGAATTCCGCCGGGTACTCAATATGAAGGAAGGCACACTCTCCCGCAGCTTCACCGCAACCACCCAGGACGGCAAAGAAGTTAAAGTGGAGAGCATTCGGATCGTCAGCATGGTCCGTCATGAGATCGGGGCGATCCGCTATTCGCTCACTCCGCTCAATTTCGCAGGGAATATTACCGTAACCCCCTACCTGGACGGCGATATCAAGAACAAGGACTCCAACTATGACGAGAAGTTCTGGAACGAGGTGGAGAAGAAGGCTGGACCAGAAGGCGGACATCTGACCCTGAAGACCAAAAAGCTCGATTTCCATGTCACCTCCGCCTTCGTCTTCGATATTCTGCTGAATGGGGAGCCAGTTGCAGCCGAAGCAGAGGTGCTGGAGCAGGACAAATATGTGGGCAGTACAGTGAATGTTCCGGTACAATCCGGCGATCAGCTGGTTATTTATAAGTATGCTGCGAATGTCACCTCCCGCAATTACGGTCTGGGACAGCTCGTGGATGCCGCATCGGCTGCACTTCAGCGTGCGCGGGAGGCGGGGTTTGTGGCGCTTTTGACAGAACAGGCTGCGGCATGGGGCGACAAGTGGAAGGAAAGCGACATTATTATTGAGGGCGATGTGTCGGCGCAGCAGGCGATCCGGTTCAATATTTTTCAGCTGAATCAGACCTATACGGGCGAGGATGACCGGCTCAACATCGGACCGAAGGGCTTCACCGGGGAAAAATACGGCGGCAGCACCTACTGGGATACAGAAGCGTATTGTGTGCCGTTCTATCTCAGTACCGCCGACTCCGCGATTGCCCGCAATCTGCTGATCTACCGCTACAAGCATCTGGAGAAGGCCAAGGAGAATGCCCGCAAGCTCGGCTACCGTAAAGGCGCGCTCTACCCGATGGTCACGATGAACGGTGAGGAGTGCCACAACGAGTGGGAGATTACGTTCGAGGAGATTCACCGTAACGGCGCGATTGCCTATGCCATCTATAACTATGTGAATTATACCGGCGACAAGGCTTATCTGGGCCAATACGGCCTGGAGGTGCTGGTAGAGATTGCGCGCTTCTGGGAGGAGCGTGTGAACTATGTGGCGCACAAGGACAAATACGTCATGCTGGGCGTCACCGGCCCGAATGAATACGAGAATAACGTCAATAACAACTGGTACACGAACCGGATGGCCGCCTGGACGATGGAATACACGCTGGAGGCTCTGGCCTATTTGCAGGAGAATGAGGGTACGCGTTACGCCGAGCTGGCTGATAAGCTGGAGCTGCTGGAGAGCGAAACGGCCAAGTGGAATGAGATTATCGCCAAAATGTACTATCCGGCTGACGAGGAACGCGGCATCTTCCTCCAGCAGGACGGCTTCCTCGACAAGGAGATCATCCAGGTCAAGGATGTGCCGCCGGAGAACCTGCCGCTGAACCAGAAATGGTCATGGGACCGGATTCTGCGCTCTTGCTTCATCAAGCAGGCGGATGTGCTTCAGGGACTCTACTTCCTCGGCGACCGTTATGATCTGGAGACCAAGAAGCGCAACTTCGACTTTTACGAGCCGATCACCGTTCACGAGTCCTCTCTCTCCCCTTGCATCCATGCCATACTGGCCTGTGAGCTGGGCTATAAGGAAAAGGCGTATGAGATGTACCTGCGGACCTCGCGTCTGGATCTCGACAATTACAATAACGATACGGAGGACGGCTGCCATACCACCAGCATGGCGGGCACGTGGATGTCGGTTGTTCACGGCTTCGGCGGACTTCGCGTGCTGAACGACCGGCTCGTCCTGAACCCGTCTAACCCGGGACACTGGACCTCCTATTCGTTCAAAATCATGTTCCGCGGCTCGCGGCTGAAGGTCACCGTGACCGATGCACAGGTTACCGTCAGCAACGAAACCGAGGTTCCAGCCTCCCTCACCATTCACGGCAAGGAGTATACAGTGAACGGACTGGGCACTGTCAGTGCCGGGGGTGCTTCCGTCACGGTGTAA
- a CDS encoding AraC family transcriptional regulator, protein MEWLIRMKNALDYMELKMTETLRIEDVAEVAYVSPFHFQRMFSMLTGFTVADYIRKRRLTLAAQELAVSKVRVLDVALRYGYESPESFAKAFRKAHGITPSEARKSGVQLKAFPRISFHLSLKGDQDMDYKIVDKPAFTVIGKSMEVTTRDGENFRRIPQFWDECNEDGTSDKLIELSASREWLGICMCMDMEKEMLTYWIGVEGTPDTDAQGYETAVVPAASWAVFRSEGALPHAIQGVWQRIYQEWFPGTGYEHTGGPEIELYPPGDTSAEDYVCEVWIPVMKK, encoded by the coding sequence TTGGAATGGCTGATCCGAATGAAGAACGCACTGGACTATATGGAGCTGAAAATGACTGAAACGCTGCGCATCGAGGATGTGGCTGAGGTAGCTTATGTCTCACCGTTCCACTTCCAGCGCATGTTCAGTATGCTGACCGGCTTCACCGTGGCCGACTATATCCGCAAACGCAGATTGACACTGGCCGCCCAGGAGCTGGCCGTATCCAAGGTTCGTGTGCTGGATGTGGCGCTGAGATACGGATATGAATCGCCGGAGTCCTTCGCCAAGGCGTTCCGCAAGGCGCATGGGATTACCCCTTCGGAAGCGCGTAAATCGGGCGTCCAGCTCAAAGCCTTCCCCCGCATCTCATTCCATCTATCATTGAAGGGAGATCAGGACATGGACTACAAAATCGTGGATAAACCAGCTTTTACTGTTATCGGCAAATCAATGGAGGTCACTACCCGTGACGGGGAGAATTTCCGCAGAATCCCGCAGTTCTGGGACGAATGCAATGAAGACGGCACTTCCGACAAGCTGATTGAGCTTAGCGCCTCCCGTGAATGGCTTGGCATCTGCATGTGTATGGATATGGAGAAGGAAATGCTTACCTACTGGATCGGAGTGGAAGGAACACCGGATACGGATGCACAGGGGTATGAGACGGCAGTCGTTCCGGCCGCCAGCTGGGCCGTATTCCGGTCCGAGGGTGCATTGCCGCATGCGATTCAAGGGGTTTGGCAGCGGATCTATCAGGAATGGTTCCCGGGAACCGGCTACGAGCATACCGGCGGACCTGAGATCGAGCTATACCCGCCCGGCGATACATCTGCTGAGGATTATGTATGTGAAGTATGGATTCCGGTGATGAAGAAATAA
- a CDS encoding ATP-binding protein, with protein sequence MLKDWASILDNALSGENAYRALFDHHPDFIIVLDRQGRYMDSNRMLNAEEAGRLNECRMHPPGEVHFASALAGITSSFELAVDAAEGNEGTARGTGVVEGAVSAGVGSIISASAETTGAGKDEHADVTVRYVPLHTDEGIAGVFAILHDPGNRPLSSLLRSWVSMSSSLAARAERNVQAGDGYSAYADEVAATKDDDELPVAEFIFEMAEDKRLSLILNSVSAGIFGLDNLGRTIFINREGAEMLGYKPSELTGLPMMEMIHSLHGGAPRHSLLECPIMLTLQDGVTRSMADEVFWRKDGTSFFVNYRIAPLLDRGRICGVVISFSDITNEREVLRAKESAERAAQAKSDFLAMMSHEIRTPMNGMIGMADLLLETELGEEQRSYAEILRSSSYSLLQILNDILDFSKMEAGKMPLQSERFDLREMLEGVIDLFTPKAEEKKLSLRWWADTSVPDIVTTDPSRLRQIIVNLVGNALKFTERGSVTLSVKNIPLPASPEYLLEFSVRDTGVGIADSKLNLLFQSFSQLHPSINRKYGGTGLGLAICKQLVELMGGTIFVESEEDRGSIFRFMLPFMKEEPEPDYSPEA encoded by the coding sequence ATGCTTAAAGACTGGGCTTCTATTCTGGACAACGCGCTGTCAGGCGAAAATGCGTATAGAGCGTTGTTCGATCATCATCCAGACTTCATCATTGTGCTGGACAGGCAGGGGCGGTACATGGACAGCAACCGGATGTTAAATGCCGAGGAGGCAGGCAGACTGAACGAATGCCGGATGCATCCGCCCGGCGAGGTTCATTTCGCATCTGCCCTGGCCGGGATTACATCGAGCTTCGAGCTGGCCGTGGATGCTGCGGAAGGAAACGAAGGGACGGCGAGAGGGACTGGCGTGGTTGAGGGTGCGGTGAGTGCAGGTGTTGGAAGTATAATAAGCGCTAGTGCTGAAACTACTGGTGCCGGAAAGGACGAGCATGCAGATGTTACGGTACGCTATGTACCGCTTCACACAGACGAAGGCATTGCCGGTGTATTCGCTATTCTCCATGATCCCGGGAACCGCCCCCTTTCCAGTCTGCTGCGTAGCTGGGTGAGTATGAGCAGCAGCCTTGCGGCAAGGGCTGAGCGGAATGTGCAGGCAGGAGACGGGTATTCTGCGTATGCGGATGAAGTAGCCGCCACGAAGGATGACGATGAGCTGCCGGTGGCTGAATTCATCTTCGAGATGGCTGAGGACAAACGGCTTAGCCTCATTCTGAACTCTGTCTCGGCCGGGATTTTCGGCCTGGACAACCTCGGCCGGACCATCTTCATTAACCGTGAAGGGGCAGAGATGCTGGGTTACAAGCCGTCAGAGCTGACCGGGCTGCCAATGATGGAGATGATCCATTCTCTGCATGGAGGTGCGCCCCGCCATTCCCTGCTGGAGTGCCCCATTATGCTTACCCTGCAAGACGGAGTTACCCGCAGCATGGCGGATGAAGTCTTCTGGCGCAAGGATGGAACCAGCTTCTTCGTGAATTACCGGATCGCTCCGCTGCTGGACAGGGGGAGGATCTGCGGTGTGGTTATTTCCTTCAGCGATATTACGAACGAACGGGAGGTTCTCCGCGCCAAGGAATCAGCAGAGCGGGCTGCACAGGCCAAGTCGGATTTCCTGGCGATGATGAGTCATGAGATCCGCACGCCGATGAACGGAATGATCGGCATGGCCGACCTGCTGCTGGAGACCGAGCTTGGGGAGGAACAGCGCAGCTACGCCGAGATTCTGCGCAGCAGCAGCTACAGTCTGCTGCAGATTCTCAATGACATCCTCGATTTCAGCAAGATGGAGGCCGGCAAGATGCCGCTGCAATCCGAACGCTTCGATCTGCGGGAGATGCTGGAGGGCGTCATCGATTTGTTCACTCCGAAGGCGGAGGAGAAGAAGCTCTCGTTGCGCTGGTGGGCAGATACGAGTGTGCCGGACATCGTCACGACCGATCCAAGCCGGCTGCGCCAGATTATCGTCAATCTGGTCGGCAACGCGCTGAAATTCACCGAGCGGGGCAGTGTCACTTTGTCAGTCAAGAACATCCCGTTGCCCGCCTCACCGGAATATCTCCTGGAGTTCTCGGTCCGCGATACCGGCGTAGGCATTGCCGACAGCAAGCTGAATCTGCTCTTCCAGTCCTTCTCCCAGCTACATCCGTCTATTAACCGCAAATACGGCGGGACAGGATTGGGACTTGCCATCTGTAAGCAGCTCGTGGAGCTGATGGGCGGAACGATCTTTGTGGAGAGCGAGGAGGACCGGGGATCGATCTTCCGGTTCATGCTGCCTTTTATGAAGGAAGAGCCGGAGCCTGACTACTCTCCTGAGGCTTAG
- a CDS encoding DegV family protein — MSIVKIFSDSTSDLPQGWKDTYDIGIVPLYVVFENGTFKDGVEITPEEVYRRVAASGALPKTAAPSPADFIAAFQPVISSGHDIVYISLSSALSSTYQNALLAAGEFPEGRVHVVDSETLCGGIALLVMKAARAAATGESAANIAAMITEARNRVESEFVVDTLDYLYMGGRCSGMQNFIGSLLKIRPVLRLVDGAIVPVARIRGKKEKAVEQMLQHALANAADMDKELLIIAHTLAEEDAKMLETALRAQTGVEEIAVIHAGCVIGSHCGPATVGLMYMR, encoded by the coding sequence ATGTCTATCGTAAAAATCTTTTCAGACAGCACTTCCGATTTGCCGCAAGGCTGGAAGGACACCTATGATATCGGCATTGTGCCGTTATATGTAGTCTTTGAGAACGGTACCTTCAAGGACGGGGTCGAAATCACCCCTGAGGAGGTCTACCGCCGGGTCGCTGCGAGTGGTGCTCTGCCTAAGACCGCTGCGCCTTCCCCTGCTGATTTCATCGCCGCGTTCCAGCCAGTGATCAGCAGCGGCCATGATATTGTCTATATCAGTCTATCCTCTGCTCTATCTTCTACATATCAGAATGCACTGCTGGCAGCGGGTGAATTCCCGGAGGGCCGGGTGCATGTCGTAGATTCTGAGACCTTATGCGGCGGAATTGCGCTGCTGGTCATGAAGGCTGCCCGTGCCGCAGCCACAGGCGAGAGCGCTGCCAACATCGCAGCGATGATTACCGAAGCCCGTAACCGGGTGGAATCGGAATTCGTGGTCGATACGCTGGACTACTTATACATGGGCGGACGCTGCTCGGGAATGCAGAACTTCATCGGCAGCCTGCTGAAGATCCGTCCGGTTCTCCGGCTGGTGGACGGAGCCATTGTCCCTGTTGCCCGCATCCGCGGCAAAAAGGAGAAAGCGGTGGAGCAAATGCTTCAGCATGCGCTCGCGAATGCCGCCGATATGGACAAGGAGCTGCTCATTATTGCCCATACGCTGGCAGAAGAGGATGCCAAGATGCTGGAGACTGCGCTGCGCGCGCAGACCGGTGTCGAGGAAATAGCCGTCATTCATGCCGGCTGTGTCATCGGGAGTCACTGCGGACCTGCTACGGTAGGTCTGATGTATATGCGCTAG
- a CDS encoding class I SAM-dependent methyltransferase yields MQEQMSRTNKAAWETKAYQAWTHYHGSPEELALQLQQDPAHTLRYWLKYTGDPTGLKVLNLLGSHGRKAICFALLGAEVTVVDISEENRLYACEVAEAAGVKLNYLCADVMNIPEEEALGTFDVVLMEFGILHYFADLNEVFALVRRRLKANGRLLLTDFHPFARAWLTTKTLQHPTGNYFDDTLRESEIAFAKLLPEEERSGVGQVVVRSWTLGNILTSVASQGLSIRAFEEIKSAEHQGFPEFYTLVADAAEGLLRPLYPDRTT; encoded by the coding sequence ATGCAAGAGCAGATGTCACGTACGAATAAGGCGGCGTGGGAGACAAAAGCGTATCAGGCTTGGACACACTATCATGGTTCACCTGAGGAGCTTGCATTGCAGCTGCAGCAAGATCCCGCACATACGCTGCGGTATTGGCTTAAGTACACAGGCGATCCGACAGGCTTGAAGGTGCTGAATCTGCTCGGCTCTCATGGCAGGAAGGCGATTTGCTTCGCCTTGCTGGGGGCAGAAGTCACCGTCGTGGATATCTCGGAAGAGAACCGCTTATACGCCTGTGAAGTGGCGGAGGCAGCGGGGGTGAAGCTGAATTACCTCTGTGCAGACGTCATGAATATCCCCGAAGAAGAAGCCTTGGGAACGTTCGATGTGGTGCTGATGGAGTTTGGGATTTTGCATTATTTCGCAGACTTGAATGAGGTGTTTGCCTTGGTCCGCAGACGGCTGAAGGCAAATGGACGGCTCCTGCTGACCGATTTCCATCCGTTCGCCAGGGCATGGCTGACCACCAAGACGCTTCAGCATCCCACCGGAAATTATTTTGACGATACGCTTAGAGAAAGTGAAATTGCATTCGCCAAGCTGCTTCCTGAAGAGGAGCGTTCCGGCGTAGGACAAGTGGTGGTGCGGAGTTGGACGCTGGGGAATATCCTGACCTCTGTCGCTTCGCAAGGGCTATCTATCCGTGCCTTTGAAGAAATCAAGAGTGCCGAGCACCAGGGATTCCCCGAATTCTACACGCTGGTTGCCGATGCTGCTGAGGGGCTGTTAAGACCGTTATATCCTGATAGGACAACATAA